From a single Coleofasciculus sp. FACHB-1120 genomic region:
- a CDS encoding glycosyltransferase family 1 protein encodes MRIALFTETFLPKVDGIVTRLRHTVEHLQRSGNEVLIFSPDGGLTEYKGARIYGVSGFPLPWYPELKMAFPRPSIGYQLEKFQPDIIHVVNPAILGLAGVYYAKTMQIPLLASYHTHLPQYLQHYGLGMLEGVLWEFLKSAHNQAQLNLCTSTAMVQELTSHGIQRVDLWQRGVDTELFQPHLSSREMRSHLSQGHPESPLLLYVGRLGAEKEIDRIKPVLAAIPNARLALVGDGPHRQALQQHFAGTPTHFVGYLTGVELASAFASADAFIFPSRTETLGLVLLEAMAAGCPVVAARSGGIPDIVTDGVNGYLFDPKDEEGAIAATQRLLAHQEERETLRQNARLEAERWGWAAATRQLQDYYASAIR; translated from the coding sequence ATGCGAATTGCTCTTTTTACCGAAACCTTTTTGCCCAAGGTTGACGGCATTGTGACGCGCCTGCGCCACACCGTTGAACATTTACAGCGCAGCGGCAACGAAGTGCTGATTTTTTCCCCTGATGGTGGGTTGACGGAGTATAAAGGAGCCAGGATTTACGGAGTTTCTGGCTTCCCGTTGCCTTGGTATCCAGAGTTGAAAATGGCTTTTCCCCGTCCATCCATTGGTTATCAACTGGAGAAGTTTCAACCCGATATTATTCATGTTGTCAACCCAGCTATTTTGGGGCTAGCGGGTGTGTATTATGCCAAAACGATGCAGATTCCCTTGCTGGCGTCTTATCATACCCATTTACCCCAGTATCTCCAGCATTATGGCTTGGGAATGTTAGAAGGTGTGCTGTGGGAATTTCTCAAATCAGCCCATAATCAAGCGCAGCTGAATCTCTGTACTTCCACGGCGATGGTGCAGGAACTCACCAGTCATGGCATCCAGCGAGTGGATTTGTGGCAGCGGGGAGTAGATACAGAATTATTCCAGCCCCACTTGTCAAGCCGAGAAATGCGATCGCATCTCAGCCAAGGACACCCGGAAAGCCCCTTATTACTCTACGTAGGGCGTCTGGGTGCCGAAAAGGAAATTGACCGTATTAAGCCCGTTTTAGCAGCCATTCCCAACGCTCGTCTTGCCCTAGTGGGAGATGGCCCCCATCGACAAGCCTTGCAACAACACTTTGCCGGGACGCCCACCCATTTCGTTGGTTATCTGACCGGCGTTGAACTCGCCTCAGCCTTTGCCTCAGCAGACGCCTTTATTTTTCCCTCACGCACCGAAACTTTAGGATTAGTGCTGTTGGAGGCGATGGCAGCCGGATGTCCCGTTGTCGCCGCACGTTCCGGAGGGATTCCCGATATCGTTACCGATGGCGTTAACGGTTACTTATTTGACCCAAAAGATGAAGAGGGAGCGATCGCTGCCACCCAGCGCCTCCTTGCCCATCAAGAAGAACGGGAAACCCTACGGCAAAATGCCCGCCTTGAAGCCGAACGCTGGGGTTGGGCTGCCGCCACCCGCCAGCTGCAAGATTACTACGCATCAGCGATTCGTTAA
- a CDS encoding NAD-dependent epimerase/dehydratase family protein, translating into MKVLVIGGDGYCGWATALYLSSRGYEVGILDSLVRRHWDMQLGADTLTPIAPIQQRLQRWKDLTGKSIDLFIGDITNYEFLQSALHQFEPETIVHFGEQRSAPFSMIDREHAVVTQVNNVVGTLNLLYAIKEDFPDCHLVKLGTMGEYGTPNIDIEEGYITIEHNGRKDTLPYPKQPGSMYHLSKVHDSHNIHFACRIWGLRATDLNQGVVYGVLTEETGMDELLINRLDYDGVFGTALNRFCIQAAIGHPLTVYGKGGQTRGFLDIRDTVRCMELAIANPAQPGEFRVFNQFTELFSIGDLAAMVKKAGNSLGLNVDIQNLDNPRVEKEEHYFNAKNTNLLDLGLQPHYLSDALLDSLLNFAVKYQHRVDKNQIMPKVSWHRQ; encoded by the coding sequence ATGAAAGTCTTGGTTATTGGCGGTGATGGCTACTGCGGTTGGGCAACCGCGCTTTATCTTTCCAGTCGAGGATACGAAGTCGGCATTCTAGATAGCCTGGTGCGGCGTCACTGGGATATGCAACTAGGCGCAGATACCCTAACCCCTATTGCACCCATTCAACAACGCCTCCAGCGCTGGAAGGATCTCACCGGCAAATCCATCGACCTATTTATTGGGGATATCACTAACTACGAGTTCCTCCAGTCAGCGCTGCACCAGTTTGAACCAGAGACAATCGTCCACTTTGGCGAACAGCGTTCGGCACCCTTCTCGATGATTGACCGAGAACACGCCGTCGTCACCCAGGTGAACAACGTGGTGGGGACGCTGAATCTGCTGTATGCGATCAAAGAAGATTTCCCCGACTGTCACCTCGTCAAATTAGGAACGATGGGCGAGTATGGGACGCCCAACATTGATATTGAAGAAGGCTACATCACCATCGAACACAACGGGCGTAAGGATACTTTGCCCTATCCGAAGCAGCCCGGATCAATGTATCACCTCAGCAAAGTTCATGATAGCCACAATATCCACTTTGCTTGCCGGATTTGGGGGCTACGCGCCACCGACTTGAATCAGGGTGTCGTGTACGGCGTCTTGACAGAAGAGACGGGCATGGATGAGCTGTTAATTAACCGCTTGGATTACGATGGGGTCTTTGGGACGGCACTCAACCGCTTCTGTATCCAAGCAGCAATTGGGCATCCTTTGACCGTGTACGGAAAAGGTGGTCAGACGAGAGGCTTTTTGGATATTCGGGATACAGTGCGATGTATGGAACTCGCGATCGCGAACCCTGCCCAACCCGGCGAATTCCGCGTCTTCAACCAGTTCACCGAACTATTTAGCATCGGTGACTTAGCCGCAATGGTGAAGAAAGCCGGGAATTCCTTGGGGCTGAATGTTGACATCCAAAACCTCGATAACCCCAGAGTCGAGAAAGAAGAACACTACTTCAACGCCAAAAACACCAATTTGCTCGATCTCGGCTTACAACCTCATTATCTCTCCGACGCCCTACTCGACTCGTTGCTCAACTTTGCCGTCAAGTACCAGCACCGCGTTGATAAAAATCAGATCATGCCCAAAGTTTCTTGGCACCGTCAGTAA
- a CDS encoding chromophore lyase CpcT/CpeT, which produces MTHSTDIATLARWMAADFSNQAQAFENPPIFAHIRVCMRPLPLELLSGVSFLVEQAYDYMINDPYRLRVLKLITSGDRIEIENYTVKNEEQFYGASRDPKRLHNLKADQLEKLPGCNMIVEWTGHSFKGYVEPGKGCMVVRKGQNTYLDSTFEIDENKFISLDRGRDPETDEHIWGSVGGPFQFVRWGSFADEVKV; this is translated from the coding sequence ATGACGCATTCTACTGATATTGCTACCTTAGCTCGCTGGATGGCAGCAGATTTCAGCAACCAGGCACAAGCATTTGAAAATCCTCCCATCTTTGCCCATATCCGCGTCTGCATGCGTCCTCTACCGCTGGAACTCTTGTCTGGCGTGAGTTTCCTGGTAGAACAAGCGTATGACTATATGATTAATGACCCATACCGGCTGCGGGTTTTAAAGTTAATTACCTCAGGCGATCGCATCGAAATTGAAAACTACACAGTTAAGAATGAAGAACAATTTTATGGTGCCTCCCGCGACCCCAAGCGCCTGCACAACCTCAAAGCAGACCAACTGGAAAAATTACCAGGCTGTAACATGATCGTCGAATGGACAGGTCACAGCTTCAAAGGTTACGTCGAACCCGGTAAAGGTTGTATGGTGGTTCGCAAAGGTCAAAACACCTATCTCGACAGCACCTTTGAAATTGACGAAAACAAGTTTATCAGCCTCGATCGGGGACGCGATCCCGAAACCGATGAGCATATTTGGGGATCGGTCGGGGGTCCTTTCCAATTCGTCCGTTGGGGAAGTTTTGCCGATGAAGTGAAAGTTTAA
- a CDS encoding surface-adhesin E family protein: MTMIATSRAIAAWVPVSKTLDNNPIYIDDARIVRQGNLVEFWRRNLFQAPEADGAIGVDNYHAIECKKGVFRWRRSIRFDQSGRIVGDIDVGKNDKLLEAKIQSGSIIGDFYQAVCPAQIEEPQKK, from the coding sequence ATGACAATGATTGCTACCTCAAGAGCGATCGCAGCTTGGGTACCCGTAAGCAAAACCCTTGACAACAACCCTATCTATATCGACGATGCGCGGATTGTTCGTCAGGGAAATCTTGTAGAATTCTGGCGACGGAATCTGTTTCAAGCTCCGGAAGCAGATGGTGCGATTGGGGTGGACAATTATCATGCAATAGAGTGTAAAAAAGGTGTATTCCGATGGCGTCGGTCAATTCGTTTTGACCAAAGCGGTCGAATTGTCGGGGATATCGATGTAGGTAAAAATGACAAACTGCTAGAAGCCAAAATTCAATCGGGAAGTATCATCGGAGATTTCTATCAAGCAGTGTGCCCAGCCCAGATAGAGGAACCCCAAAAAAAATAA
- a CDS encoding esterase-like activity of phytase family protein produces the protein MNGGQFRPRSWVLGIAIALLTFVTSCGVQPGMTQDRVFLDLSLDFLGEYQLPKTKFKDTPVSGLSGLTYDRKQNRFYAISDDRSKFAPARFYTLNMVIDDASDGKIGIQKVEVEDVTFLTKEDGNTYPKSTVDTEGIAVSPQQSVFISSEGVARDGIPPFIGEFDLKTGRLRQNLPIPERYLPDVSGNTTQTRGIQNNLGFEALTLNPVGTLPAAGEPFRLFTATESSLMQDSEAISSKLGAKCRILHYLLSDGPPLLIAEHLYEMEPPPSGALKDGLPEFLSLDAGGHFLTLERSLSLLGYRVRIYQAAMGGATDISSIPSLKGELTGIEPVKKKLLLDLDEIGIPLGNLEGMTFGPRLPDGSQSLLLVSDDNFQDKQTTQFLLFRLKSRR, from the coding sequence GTGAACGGTGGGCAATTTAGACCGCGATCTTGGGTGCTGGGGATAGCGATCGCCTTATTGACTTTTGTCACTTCCTGCGGAGTCCAGCCAGGAATGACTCAAGATCGAGTTTTTCTGGATCTATCCCTCGACTTTTTGGGGGAATACCAGCTGCCTAAGACGAAATTTAAAGATACACCTGTTTCCGGCTTATCGGGGCTGACCTACGACCGGAAGCAGAACCGTTTCTACGCAATATCAGATGACCGCAGTAAGTTTGCCCCAGCCCGGTTCTATACCCTCAACATGGTTATCGATGACGCTAGCGATGGCAAAATCGGCATCCAGAAAGTAGAAGTTGAGGACGTCACTTTTCTAACCAAGGAAGATGGCAACACCTATCCCAAGAGTACGGTGGATACGGAAGGGATTGCCGTGTCTCCTCAACAATCCGTATTTATCTCTAGCGAAGGGGTTGCCCGCGATGGTATTCCCCCCTTTATCGGGGAGTTTGACTTAAAAACTGGACGTCTGCGGCAGAACTTACCGATCCCGGAACGCTATCTTCCCGATGTCAGCGGCAATACAACACAGACTCGTGGCATCCAGAATAACCTGGGGTTTGAAGCCCTCACTCTCAATCCCGTCGGCACTCTCCCAGCAGCCGGGGAACCGTTTCGTCTATTTACTGCCACTGAGTCATCATTGATGCAGGATAGCGAAGCAATTAGTTCAAAGCTGGGAGCAAAATGTCGGATCTTGCACTATTTGCTCAGTGATGGCCCACCGCTGCTGATTGCCGAACATTTATACGAAATGGAACCGCCTCCGAGTGGGGCACTCAAAGATGGCTTGCCGGAGTTTTTATCTTTAGATGCAGGGGGGCACTTCCTCACCTTGGAACGTTCCTTGAGTTTGTTAGGTTACAGGGTTCGGATTTATCAGGCAGCAATGGGTGGGGCAACGGATATTTCTAGTATTCCCAGCCTTAAAGGTGAGCTTACTGGCATTGAGCCAGTGAAGAAAAAGTTGCTGTTAGATTTGGATGAAATAGGCATTCCGTTGGGCAATTTGGAAGGCATGACTTTTGGCCCCCGCTTGCCGGATGGCAGTCAAAGTTTACTTCTAGTCAGTGACGATAATTTCCAAGATAAACAGACGACTCAGTTCCTATTGTTCCGACTCAAAAGCAGGCGTTAA
- a CDS encoding tetratricopeptide repeat protein, whose translation MQNLFTRLWLQQRRSSALGLGMAAVLFLLCSGSAGWAATAADNKPKPNPLEITTPDPLLPQPQVDRPLTPEEISKLRQALNELNAQAAAQLKAGNAPAAFELWYRELRLRRSLGTVEEVEALGRVGAIAWENNQKLDLQIITKRLQAIQDRAFGRTPEPKGKTPRQQTNQNGGKTEEIALSSPVSAVDIKLLQALGQAYQQIRLPAPALEDYQLLLADARQRQDKATEEAILKIIAQLHLNWFDYPKAAATYEELLSFATQQGDTVNQVVYLQQLTYIYDKAKQPENSLKVKQRLAESYLANNELAQIPALKIAIASDYEALKQPDEASKNYQEAYNIAWSLQQFASASEALKKLGDLYRTYKQPEYALQVYQTLLQVERQSYDYYNLMKTYDQIGQIYLERGDLAPAKAAFEQGLELARSLKYQETYFANQLARVTQQSSQ comes from the coding sequence ATGCAAAATTTGTTTACTCGTCTGTGGTTGCAGCAACGTCGCTCAAGTGCTTTAGGGCTGGGAATGGCTGCCGTTTTATTCCTACTGTGTTCCGGTTCTGCCGGATGGGCAGCAACTGCGGCGGATAATAAACCCAAACCCAACCCCTTAGAGATAACGACGCCCGATCCACTGCTGCCGCAGCCTCAAGTAGATCGTCCCCTGACTCCTGAAGAAATCAGCAAACTTAGGCAGGCTCTCAATGAATTAAATGCCCAGGCAGCTGCTCAGCTTAAAGCCGGTAATGCACCCGCAGCGTTTGAACTTTGGTATCGGGAATTGCGACTGCGGCGATCGCTTGGGACGGTGGAAGAGGTAGAAGCGCTAGGACGAGTGGGAGCGATCGCTTGGGAAAATAATCAAAAACTTGATTTGCAAATTATCACCAAGCGTCTGCAAGCAATTCAGGATCGGGCTTTTGGTAGGACACCAGAGCCAAAAGGCAAAACGCCGCGCCAGCAAACAAACCAGAATGGAGGCAAAACCGAAGAAATTGCTTTGTCTTCTCCAGTCTCGGCAGTGGACATAAAACTGTTGCAAGCTTTGGGTCAAGCTTACCAGCAGATACGGCTGCCAGCCCCCGCCCTAGAAGATTATCAGCTGTTGCTGGCTGATGCGAGGCAGCGTCAGGATAAAGCCACAGAAGAGGCAATCCTGAAAATCATTGCCCAACTGCACCTGAACTGGTTTGATTATCCCAAGGCGGCGGCAACTTATGAGGAATTGCTGAGTTTTGCCACTCAACAGGGCGATACTGTCAACCAAGTGGTTTATCTGCAACAGCTGACTTACATTTACGACAAGGCGAAGCAACCGGAAAATTCTCTAAAAGTGAAGCAACGGTTAGCAGAAAGTTACCTTGCCAATAATGAGTTAGCTCAAATACCAGCGTTGAAGATTGCGATCGCTAGCGATTACGAAGCTCTCAAACAACCAGACGAAGCGAGTAAAAACTACCAAGAAGCCTATAACATAGCGTGGTCTTTACAGCAGTTTGCTTCTGCCAGCGAAGCTTTGAAAAAACTAGGAGATCTCTACCGAACTTATAAACAACCTGAATATGCTTTGCAGGTTTATCAAACTCTTTTGCAGGTAGAGCGGCAGTCCTACGACTACTATAACTTGATGAAAACCTACGACCAAATCGGTCAGATTTATCTAGAACGCGGAGACTTAGCGCCAGCAAAAGCAGCGTTTGAACAAGGGTTGGAATTAGCAAGGTCGTTAAAGTATCAGGAAACTTACTTTGCCAATCAGCTAGCGCGAGTGACTCAGCAAAGTTCGCAGTAA